Proteins found in one Deltaproteobacteria bacterium genomic segment:
- a CDS encoding AbrB family transcriptional regulator, with protein YASLGWYIGLRFTPQTVRYALKAVPQLLLAVFTLMVLCGGVAWMLHAWAGVDPLSAYLATSPGGLDSVVVIAVGSGCDVPFVLSLQTLRLFAVVLTGPLVARLVCRVSRRSARGTGLKA; from the coding sequence CTTATGCATCCCTGGGCTGGTACATCGGCTTGCGCTTCACACCCCAGACCGTGCGCTACGCACTGAAGGCCGTGCCCCAGCTGTTGCTGGCCGTTTTCACCCTCATGGTTCTGTGCGGGGGCGTGGCCTGGATGCTCCATGCCTGGGCCGGGGTGGATCCCTTGAGTGCCTATCTGGCCACTAGCCCCGGCGGGCTGGATTCGGTGGTGGTCATTGCCGTGGGCAGCGGGTGCGACGTGCCGTTCGTGCTTTCCCTGCAGACCCTGCGCCTGTTCGCCGTGGTCCTGACCGGGCCATTGGTGGCTCGGTTGGTCTGTCGTGTGAGCAGACGCAGCGCCCGCGGCACGGGCCTGAAGGCCTAG